From the Lampris incognitus isolate fLamInc1 chromosome 10, fLamInc1.hap2, whole genome shotgun sequence genome, one window contains:
- the LOC130119448 gene encoding uncharacterized protein LOC130119448, translating into MQRLSCFTHSLQLVIKDGLKDTSGLSSTLAKLSRAANLLHSGTSFKDCFEACFGDATIPTANATRWNSTLKQVKAYVHLDMQKLSSVLESEGHKSLILSPREYAQLKELIEVLDPFLEATNLTQGETTVTVSVIVPCVLTLRCHLQEIRGKARYCGPLVRALESSLKTRFAEVFSAVKIPGCEPAEGRGPTKFPFTNAYFIASVLDPAFGFQWLEHDVQLDSDIRDVLKTEIKEYIKAEGDKQAVSTADAAEATGPGEGELSESPPEKQLRMFSHYRKTPSSTEKKPSGQAQLTAYLNLIAEQDSDSVPCLRFWQQNKSKFPTLYQIATQVFSIPASSAPIERVFSHGGILMRPHRARLSSSMLSDLMFLKCNVYA; encoded by the exons atgcagagactatcatgcttcacacattcactgcagttggtcataaaagatggtctgaaagacaccagtgggctgtcaagcaccctagcaaagctatcccgtgcagccaacctcctccacagtggcacctcgtttaaagactgctttgaagcgtgttttggtgatgcaacaattccaacagcgaatgccacacgatggaattccactctgaagcaggtgaaggcttatgtgcatttagacatgcaaaagctgtccagtgtgttggaatcagaggggcacaaaagccttatcttatccccgcgagagtatgctcagcttaaagaactgatcgaagttcttgatccgttcttagaggcaaccaacctaactcagggtgagactactgtcaccgtcagtgtgattgtgccctgtgtcctcactctgcgctgtcacctgcaggaaataagaggaaaagccagatactgtgggcctctggtgagagctctggagagctccttgaaaacaaggtttgcagaggttttcagtgcagtcaagataccaggatgtgagccagctgaaggaagaggccctaccaaatttcctttcaccaatgcctacttcatagcatctgtgttggacccagcatttggcttccagtggctagaacatgatgtgcagctggacagtgacatcagagatgtgctgaagactgagatcaaag agtatataaaggcagagggtgacaagcaagcggtatcaacagcagatgcagcggaagcaacaggaccaggggaaggtgaactttcagagtctcctcctgagaagcagttgagaatgttctcccactataggaagactccctcctccaccgagaagaagccgtctggccaggctcagttgactgcatacctcaacttgattgctgagcaggactctgactcagtcccgtgcctcaggttttggcagcaaaacaaatccaaattccctaccctctatcagattgccacacaggtattctctatccctgcctccagtgcgcccattgaaagggtatttagtcatggaggcattttgatgaggcctcaccgtgcaaggttgagtagttccatgctgtcagatcttatgtttttgaaatgcaacgtgtatgcttaa